Sequence from the Tolypothrix sp. NIES-4075 genome:
GTAAGATATTTTCGGACTCTTGCTGAACATTTTTTTGCCATTGTCCTCGAACGACTTTCTCATACTCCTCTCTACACAAGGTTCCTGACGCACTGACTCCGACTATGCGCGAGTTTCAACAGATGACCAAAATTTGAACCTGCACTCGCCGCGCGAGTGCAGCAAGTTAATTGTGCGAAAATTTATTCAAATCGAACGAGCAAAACAAAAGCCGCACGACCAGATATTAGCCTTACTAGCTTGAAGCCAAAATCCTAATGAAGAAGATTTTGATTTTATCGGCAAACCCTAAAGGCACAACACCAATGCGTTTGGGTGAGGAGGTGCGTGAAATCCATGCTGGACTAGAACGAGCTATGCACCGAGATCGGTTTGTCTTAGAGCAGAAGTGGGCAGTGCGACCGAGGGACATTCAACGGGCTATGCTGGATATCAATCCCCAGATTGTTCATTTTTCTGGGCATGGAACGGGGGATGAGGGTCTGGTCTTTGAAGACGAAACAGGCTCGGCAAAGCTAGTCGATGGAGAAGCATTAGCGGGATTGTTTGATTTGTTTGCCGAACAGGTAGAGTGTGTTGTTCTTAACAGTTGTTACTCCGATGCGCAGGCAAGTGCGATCGCCCAACACATTAACTATGTGATTGGCATGAAAAAGGCGATTGGAGATAGAGCAGCAATTGAATTTGCCGTAGGCTTTTACGATGCTCTAGGAGCAGGACGGTCTGTTGAATTTGCCCACAAATTAGGTTGCGCTGCAATTCGGTTGGCAGGTATTCCAGAACAACTAACCCCTATTCTTCACAAAAAGTCTAACATCAGTCATGATTGTGAGCTTGACGATGGCTCGAGTTTTGAGCAAGAAGACCACTATCATCGTCTACAGAAATTACTAAAAGCAGAGGCATGGCTAGAGGCGGATAAAGAAACCACGGCAATCATACTTAAGGTGTCTGGTCAAGAACGAGGAGGCTGGCTTGAACTGGAAGACATCAAGAAATTACCCTGCCGAGACATGTGTATCCTCAACCATCTCTGGTTAAAGCATAGTAATAAACGTTTTGGCTTCAGTGTACAGAGACGTATCTGGAAAAATATTCGGGCTACAGAAGCCAAGGATTATCTAACAACACTGCTATACGGAAACGAACACGCGGCATATGCTGAAAGCTTTCAATATTTTAGCGATCGTATAGGGTGGCACTCACTAAACTACTTTCTTGATTATCACGAGCTTATCTTCACCAAAGAGGCTCCTGAAGGACACCTCCCATTCTTTGGCTTCTTTAAGCCATTTTGGAAGACGCGCATATTTGTGTTGGA
This genomic interval carries:
- a CDS encoding GUN4 domain-containing protein, coding for MKKILILSANPKGTTPMRLGEEVREIHAGLERAMHRDRFVLEQKWAVRPRDIQRAMLDINPQIVHFSGHGTGDEGLVFEDETGSAKLVDGEALAGLFDLFAEQVECVVLNSCYSDAQASAIAQHINYVIGMKKAIGDRAAIEFAVGFYDALGAGRSVEFAHKLGCAAIRLAGIPEQLTPILHKKSNISHDCELDDGSSFEQEDHYHRLQKLLKAEAWLEADKETTAIILKVSGQERGGWLELEDIKKLPCRDMCILNHLWLKHSNKRFGFSVQRRIWKNIRATEAKDYLTTLLYGNEHAAYAESFQYFSDRIGWHSLNYFLDYHELIFTKEAPEGHLPFFGFFKPFWKTRIFVLDSAFALSLSKWGRLCSNLFCHLDACELFQR